The segment AATGTCCGTAAATTTGTCCGTGTACGCAAAAACGTCCGTGAATAATATGGCAACAATTAATTTTTATTTAGACAAGCCTGACAAAAAAGGGTTTGCACCAATACATCTGCGAATAAACTGTAACGGAAATCAAGTTAAGGTTTCGACAGGTCAAAAAATAGAACCTAAAAAATTTGACAAATCCAAACAAAAAGCGATTGGTTTAACTACAGAATCTCACGAAATAAACCATTACTTGGATTTTTTAAGAGAAAGAGCTGACGAACTTCTTCACCATTCCAACAAAAAAACTTTTATCCAAGACGAAGTTAAAAGCCTTTTAAATGAACACATAGAAAACTACAAAGAAAACAGTAATGTAAACATTGTAAAAGAACAAGTTTCACTTTACGGAAAACCGTTCACTTTTGTTGATTTATTTGCTGGAGCTGGTGGCTTTAGCGAGGGTTTTTTACAAGCTGAACATAACAATAAATTTTTCGATTTTGTTGTTGCCAACGATATCAACGAAAATTGCGAATTAACTCACGTTGTTCGTTACAATCACCAATTAGGTTTAGACGCTGAATTTCTTAAACAAGATATTACAGAACCTGACTTTTTAGACAATTTACTGGAAAAAATAAATGGACGAAAAATAGATGTTGTTTGTGGTGGACCACCTTGTCAAAGTTTCAGTCTTGCAGGTAAAAGAAAAAAATTCGACAAAAAAGATGATTTATTCTCTCATTATCTAGAAGTAATAAAGGTTTTACAACCAAAATACTTTGTTATGGAAAATGTAAAAGGCATTTTGACAAAAGAAAAAGGAAAAATAAAAGAACTAATCATCAAAGAGATAAACTCTATTGTCGACACAAAAGAAATTCCATTACTTATCTCATTCATTAAAAAAATACGAAAAGAATCTAATTCGTTTCTTTTTGATAGTATCATAAAGCGAGTAGAACTAGAAAAACTACTTGAAAAAGATAAAGAAAGTGGAAAAGCTGATTTTATCAATTTTGTAGAAAATAGATTTAGAAAACTAACCCCAAAAATTGCAGATTACAAAACCAGTAAAACGGACGAAAATATAAACACTATTCGCCACGGTTTTAATCTTTTAGCGAGAGCAAAAGAATGGGGAAAACTAAAACGTGATATTATAAAGGAAAAAGATTTTTGCAATATTGATAGCGACAATTTCGCAAATGCTTTCACAGATTTCCTCACAGAAATCAGTTCAGAAAATGTTATTTCGAAAATCGAAAATGCTTTCAAAATTTTAAAGATTCCAAATACTTATAAAAAAGATTGTGATGACATTATTACTGCTTTAAAAATCTACACAACTTCTTTTGATGAATCTATTGAGATATTGAAATCGCATTGCAATAAATCACAGACAAAGGAATTGGAAACTATTCTTGAAAGCATTAGACTTTACAAAATAGAAAAATCTTTTGTTGCTAACGCTTCAAATTATGGTGTTCCGCAAAATAGAGAAAGAGTGCTTTTCATTGGTTGTCGTAAAGACCAAAAATTTATTTCCGAAATACCCGCAACCGTTTCTGAAGAAGAAAAGGTTACCATATTCGAAGCATTGTACGATTTAGATTTTATCGGGAACAACCAAGAAGCTCACCGATACGAATTAGTTGATATTTCTACTCAATACAATGGAACTGCAAAGAAAATGGCTAAACTATTAAAAAAAAGAAAAATTGATGGAAAGCCAATTTCTAAAGGTGGAAAATCTTTTGCAGAATGGTCAAGAAAAGGTAGGTTAATTGAGCGTTTTAAACCACAAACAAAACCTTTCTATGTAAGAAATACTGAAGCTCTTGAAAATGGAGAAAAGTATTTCGATATACTCAACAATCATAAAACAAGTAATCAAAATGAAACTGTTATTGAAAGACTTGGAGTTATCTTAAAAAATGGAGATTACAAAAAAGCACAGCCAGAATTAGAAAAATTAGGTCTTTCGACAAACAAACGAAACTATAATGTATTAAAACCAGACGAACAAAGTTCTACGATAATGACCATTGCAGATGATTATATTCATTATAATTCGCCAAGGTCATTAACCGTAAGAGAAATGGCACGTTTACAATCCTTTGACGACTCTTTTGTATTTCAAGGAAAACGCTCAACAGGTGGAAATAATAGAAAAACAGAAGTACCACAATACACTTTAGTCGGAAATGCTGTTCCGCCTTTATTAGCTAGAGCAGTAGCAAGTGAAATATTAAAAAATATCAAGTGAGAAAACTTACAGACGAAGAACAAGAAAAAATAAAATTACTGACCAAAAACCAAGTTTCTCTTACCTTAATTGAACCAACCGAAACCGGGCTTAAAAAATCCATTATGGATGCGACTGGTTCTGTTCGTAGTTATTTGAAAAGTGAGAACATTCACGATTATGAATTGCAGAATCAAGGTACAGAAAGCAAAGTAATGATTCCAACAATCATTCATACTGGTTTTAAGATTATAAAATCAAAAGCATCATTATATCGTCCTTCAACTAAAAAAGGAGACCCAAGAATTTGGTTTTATGGATTAACAAAAGTGGCTGAACCAAATGATATTATTGGTATCACTTTCTACAACGATAATTTTCAAGTTTTTAATTTGACAAAATTGGATATCAAGGAATTAATATATTCTTCAATTCTAAATCCATTTCAAGAGTTAATCAATGCAATCAGTACGACAGAGAATGAAGTTGCTTTTGAACTTTTAGCAATGTTGAGAAAAATTGCAAATGCAGGTCCAATTCCTTCAATGGTTGATGCGGATACTTCTGTAGGCAGGACACTTGAGACTGCGCTAGGAATTGATATTAACTCATCCAAACAACCAGACTATAAAGGAATTGAACTTAAATCATTTAGAAACAGCAGAACAAATCGTAAAAACCTTTTCGCACAAGTTCCTGATTGGAAATTAAGTAAGTTTAAAAGTTCAGCAGAAATTCTTGACAATTTTGGATATGAACGTGATGATGATTTTAAACTTTATTGCACGGTTTCAGCAATTACGAGAAACTCGCAAGGTTTGAATTTAAGAATTGATAACGACATAAAACAACTGATTGAAAACTCTGATAAACCAGAGGTTGGCGATTTTGTAGTTTGGACTTTAGACAAACTTCATAATCGACTAAAGTCAAAACATAAAGAAACCTTTTGGGTAGAAGCGGAAAGTACCAGAATAAATGACCGAGAGCATTTTCAATATAAGTTGGTAGAACATACTAAAAAGCCAATCACTTCTCAATTTGATTTGTTAATTGAACTAGGAATTATAACACTTGACCATTTAATAAAGCGAAACTCGAAAGGAAAAGTTGTCGAAAAAGGTCCGCTTTTTAAAATCAAACCAAAAGGAATTGAATTGCTATTTCCACCAAGTGAAAGTTATGATTTAATGGTATAGTGGAATTGCCAACGCTGAAAGCCATACACATTTCCAGTCGCACCATCCACGCTACACCAAAACTGTAAAAGAGTATGTCTTTGCCAACGCTAGCAAGTTTGCGGAAAAACGCCAGCCAGGTAAC is part of the Marixanthomonas ophiurae genome and harbors:
- a CDS encoding DNA cytosine methyltransferase, which translates into the protein MATINFYLDKPDKKGFAPIHLRINCNGNQVKVSTGQKIEPKKFDKSKQKAIGLTTESHEINHYLDFLRERADELLHHSNKKTFIQDEVKSLLNEHIENYKENSNVNIVKEQVSLYGKPFTFVDLFAGAGGFSEGFLQAEHNNKFFDFVVANDINENCELTHVVRYNHQLGLDAEFLKQDITEPDFLDNLLEKINGRKIDVVCGGPPCQSFSLAGKRKKFDKKDDLFSHYLEVIKVLQPKYFVMENVKGILTKEKGKIKELIIKEINSIVDTKEIPLLISFIKKIRKESNSFLFDSIIKRVELEKLLEKDKESGKADFINFVENRFRKLTPKIADYKTSKTDENINTIRHGFNLLARAKEWGKLKRDIIKEKDFCNIDSDNFANAFTDFLTEISSENVISKIENAFKILKIPNTYKKDCDDIITALKIYTTSFDESIEILKSHCNKSQTKELETILESIRLYKIEKSFVANASNYGVPQNRERVLFIGCRKDQKFISEIPATVSEEEKVTIFEALYDLDFIGNNQEAHRYELVDISTQYNGTAKKMAKLLKKRKIDGKPISKGGKSFAEWSRKGRLIERFKPQTKPFYVRNTEALENGEKYFDILNNHKTSNQNETVIERLGVILKNGDYKKAQPELEKLGLSTNKRNYNVLKPDEQSSTIMTIADDYIHYNSPRSLTVREMARLQSFDDSFVFQGKRSTGGNNRKTEVPQYTLVGNAVPPLLARAVASEILKNIK
- a CDS encoding MvaI/BcnI restriction endonuclease family protein codes for the protein MRKLTDEEQEKIKLLTKNQVSLTLIEPTETGLKKSIMDATGSVRSYLKSENIHDYELQNQGTESKVMIPTIIHTGFKIIKSKASLYRPSTKKGDPRIWFYGLTKVAEPNDIIGITFYNDNFQVFNLTKLDIKELIYSSILNPFQELINAISTTENEVAFELLAMLRKIANAGPIPSMVDADTSVGRTLETALGIDINSSKQPDYKGIELKSFRNSRTNRKNLFAQVPDWKLSKFKSSAEILDNFGYERDDDFKLYCTVSAITRNSQGLNLRIDNDIKQLIENSDKPEVGDFVVWTLDKLHNRLKSKHKETFWVEAESTRINDREHFQYKLVEHTKKPITSQFDLLIELGIITLDHLIKRNSKGKVVEKGPLFKIKPKGIELLFPPSESYDLMV